One genomic window of Candidatus Kuenenia stuttgartiensis includes the following:
- the panC gene encoding pantoate--beta-alanine ligase produces MQITSSLDEIRSIVKAAKKNNLLIGFVPTMGALHEGHLSLIRQARTENDTVVVSIFINPIQFGKNEDFAQYPRMFDTDCELLSKEGVNVVFNPKASEMYPDGFCTTVVPEHLEDKLCGKSRPGHFRGVATVVLKLFNLIQPDSAYFGQKDFQQTVVISRMAADLNLDVNIKVLPTVRDKEELALSSRNAYLSETEKKDARCLYQALIKAKDMVNAGENNAGEIKLEMEKVINNCKSARIDYLSIVNPETLEAVTEVRNGNVVALAVMIGKTRLIDNIILMVLIVCLITLA; encoded by the coding sequence TTGCAGATAACAAGCTCTTTAGACGAAATCAGGTCGATAGTAAAAGCGGCAAAGAAAAATAATTTGCTCATTGGTTTTGTACCTACAATGGGCGCTTTACATGAAGGCCATTTGAGTCTGATAAGACAGGCAAGGACGGAAAATGATACCGTGGTTGTGAGTATTTTCATCAATCCCATACAGTTCGGGAAAAATGAAGATTTTGCTCAATACCCACGGATGTTTGACACTGATTGCGAGCTCCTTTCAAAAGAGGGTGTGAATGTTGTGTTTAACCCAAAAGCGTCGGAAATGTATCCTGACGGATTCTGTACAACAGTTGTTCCAGAGCATTTAGAGGACAAACTGTGCGGTAAATCGCGTCCCGGACATTTCAGAGGCGTTGCCACTGTTGTCCTGAAATTATTTAATCTCATACAACCCGACAGTGCCTACTTCGGTCAAAAAGACTTCCAACAAACAGTTGTTATCAGTAGAATGGCTGCCGATTTAAATTTAGATGTCAATATAAAAGTACTTCCAACAGTGCGGGACAAGGAAGAATTGGCGCTAAGTTCACGAAATGCCTATCTCAGCGAGACAGAAAAGAAAGACGCACGGTGTTTGTATCAGGCGCTGATAAAGGCAAAGGATATGGTGAATGCAGGCGAAAATAATGCCGGAGAAATTAAATTGGAAATGGAAAAGGTTATTAATAATTGTAAATCAGCCCGGATAGATTATCTTTCAATAGTCAATCCCGAAACACTTGAGGCAGTGACGGAAGTGAGAAATGGAAACGTTGTCGCCCTGGCAGTCATGATTGGTAAGACACGCCTGATTGATAACATAATTCTGATGGTTTTGATTGTTTGTTTAATTACTTTGGCCTGA
- a CDS encoding DNA methyltransferase, with amino-acid sequence MNKLFYQIPEISNTLFGSDVKLLPSVDELFELELANLEYNLLSKDELIERSAFFQSVNGRLTKHFQLYSVQSSALSEDRSVQTKSYFENGQFSTGYATHGLFPYRGKFHPQLIKGLINILGIKKGEFILDPMCGSGTANIEAALMGINSYAVDQSPFCQFMTKTKFEALTINVDLLNGLFPQVKKIFDFFSVKDISVQLKKIKDADKLKIYNLALLAFLDAMGYSMRVSKSSHEQLFERVLHRYIKTLFDFSCNPFYKKDEIGLVNVLNNSSALKLELNDGSIDGVITSPPYSFAIDYVKNDEVQLNYLGCDTDTLKSKMIGLIGKNKTARLDNYFRDMESVCAEISRVLKKGKFFIMIIGSNTNQTGGIRLENKIIESCKKFRLNLVKSVLKPIKGMRNTMKDEYILFFEKTI; translated from the coding sequence GTGAATAAGTTGTTTTATCAGATACCTGAAATCTCTAATACTTTATTTGGTAGTGATGTTAAACTGCTGCCTTCTGTTGATGAATTGTTTGAACTGGAATTAGCCAATTTAGAATATAATCTTTTGAGTAAAGACGAATTAATAGAGCGAAGCGCCTTTTTTCAATCTGTGAATGGACGCTTAACTAAACATTTTCAACTTTATTCGGTGCAATCATCGGCGCTTTCTGAAGATCGATCTGTACAAACAAAAAGTTATTTCGAAAATGGCCAGTTTTCAACTGGTTATGCAACTCATGGACTTTTTCCTTATCGTGGTAAATTTCATCCTCAATTAATTAAAGGGTTGATAAATATTCTTGGCATTAAAAAAGGCGAATTTATTCTTGATCCAATGTGTGGAAGTGGAACCGCTAATATCGAAGCAGCTTTAATGGGAATTAATTCTTATGCGGTTGACCAGAGTCCATTTTGCCAATTTATGACAAAGACAAAATTTGAGGCATTGACAATTAATGTCGATTTATTGAATGGACTTTTTCCGCAAGTAAAAAAAATATTTGATTTTTTTAGTGTTAAAGATATTTCAGTTCAATTAAAAAAAATAAAAGATGCGGATAAATTAAAGATATATAATTTAGCTTTACTTGCCTTTTTAGATGCTATGGGTTATTCGATGAGGGTTTCTAAATCCAGTCACGAACAGTTATTCGAAAGAGTATTACATCGATATATAAAAACATTGTTCGATTTTTCATGCAACCCCTTTTACAAAAAAGACGAAATTGGATTAGTAAACGTTTTAAATAATTCAAGTGCTTTAAAACTGGAATTGAATGATGGTTCTATTGATGGAGTTATTACTTCGCCACCATATTCATTTGCCATAGATTATGTAAAAAACGATGAGGTTCAGTTAAATTATTTGGGATGTGATACAGACACACTTAAATCAAAAATGATTGGGCTAATTGGAAAAAATAAAACTGCGCGTTTGGATAACTATTTTCGTGATATGGAAAGCGTTTGTGCTGAAATTTCCCGTGTATTAAAAAAGGGGAAATTTTTCATAATGATTATAGGCTCGAATACGAACCAAACTGGAGGTATTCGGTTGGAAAATAAAATTATCGAATCTTGTAAAAAATTTAGGTTAAATTTAGTTAAAAGTGTTTTGAAACCTATCAAGGGTATGCGCAATACAATGAAAGACGAATATATCTTATTTTTTGAGAAAACTATTTAA
- a CDS encoding DpnII family type II restriction endonuclease — MKSVDEKCQIVIKKNTFYFFNPIFEEKYESYLNSIKETLLVLKNEIENEGLKKVQFERLIGEKENGLRALLALTGFSNEYLKRLTTVIRVVNNPELSRLVSKDKWCENEPVETIKEWSDEKIQKMLTTNEYFRKGIVNIFFEGSTIPFLSNTIPLFELKKLSISKLKFDVPSMIDTLIRYKEKGSYSGMKEKNPETLIETLLNNLNILFEKGDLSELIENAHSTKRTMDFIIPSKKNPRIIVESSFLVTTSSGQGDKSKTEISIDLLIKEHYPQAKFIGFIDGIGWYVRKGDLKRMVAAYEDVFTFHKDELARFEKLIEETFGK; from the coding sequence ATGAAATCAGTTGATGAAAAATGCCAAATTGTTATTAAAAAGAACACCTTTTATTTTTTTAATCCCATTTTTGAAGAAAAATATGAAAGTTATTTAAACTCCATCAAAGAAACACTGCTTGTGTTGAAAAATGAAATAGAAAACGAAGGCCTGAAAAAGGTTCAGTTTGAGCGTCTTATTGGTGAGAAAGAAAATGGTTTGAGGGCGCTACTTGCCTTAACGGGTTTCTCAAATGAATACCTGAAACGATTAACAACAGTTATCCGCGTGGTTAATAATCCTGAACTCTCAAGGCTTGTCTCTAAAGATAAGTGGTGTGAAAATGAACCTGTAGAAACAATCAAAGAATGGTCAGATGAAAAAATTCAAAAAATGCTTACCACAAATGAATATTTCCGAAAAGGAATCGTCAATATCTTCTTTGAAGGGTCAACCATCCCGTTTTTGTCAAATACCATTCCTCTTTTTGAGTTAAAAAAACTCAGTATTTCAAAATTAAAATTTGATGTTCCTTCAATGATAGATACACTGATCAGATATAAAGAGAAAGGATCGTATTCCGGTATGAAGGAAAAGAATCCAGAAACTTTAATAGAAACTTTATTGAACAATTTAAATATTCTTTTTGAAAAAGGTGATTTGAGCGAACTTATTGAAAACGCCCATTCAACTAAAAGAACAATGGATTTTATTATACCCAGCAAAAAAAATCCAAGAATCATAGTTGAGAGTTCATTTTTAGTCACAACATCTTCTGGACAAGGCGATAAATCCAAAACGGAAATATCAATTGATTTGCTTATCAAGGAACATTATCCACAAGCAAAGTTTATAGGATTTATAGATGGAATTGGTTGGTATGTTCGCAAGGGTGATTTAAAAAGAATGGTAGCAGCATATGAAGATGTCTTTACTTTTCATAAAGATGAATTGGCAAGATTTGAGAAACTTATAGAGGAAACATTTGGGAAATGA